A genomic stretch from Diprion similis isolate iyDipSimi1 chromosome 1, iyDipSimi1.1, whole genome shotgun sequence includes:
- the LOC124408626 gene encoding mucin-5AC-like yields the protein MNELTTPFKDTTVNPPTTQEQTRETLVKEDEPMIPTEPTTAGTPGMDDEIPNDITLGDPQGRSIKGSSGKNIVPLDDKDSKHHSSQVEVVASPSLQLLPSTVYKTFTYLTTFYIPDENDVTTTSVKSREVVSSEVSYVTEFIAPSASIASETTTTETPITPPEPEQRETTTSSTTTTTTTVKTKTTENTSPPTTPKIETSSESTSESEEEQTTEQDEEIELIFKTLYTTYTYLTTFFQEQTSSVISHEVVETNIITQTVGLNYDISADVASLFDKTESVLIAPTRSQEITPPSVTIQPVVETEAEESTEEEDHVATTEESRISTIDVEQETEITTESSLEPTPSAEVTPQIHQDVVKTYYTTYTYFTTIFVEDETEIETRTEVFTNVVTSSIQPSTVLPTTPKSELPDTLPTPETPTTEKMPKPQEIEKPAVPPEILAYLEAIQKQKSQEEALELAKKVKEETNGDETMVTGESQETTESPPPTSLQADSDNVSGVAVVEEPEMTPNPLDEPGDGEVLGRMVTDVVSTSSSGGGTILDAGERRINTFPDDQEISESNNHEVEPAVTLLLQTSYTTFTYFTTMYKGDASNVVSRLETITNTVTETIRPSAIDSQPVISTITAPSTEFTTLTYWTTFYKDGDTITNSREETISNVATPEINPSPTTEVAPLPSRDYVVGANVQPEGNVLDNEVRSPSLPVSSEAPSTTEDAVTQPGDQAADVSNVGNRIAVNNNESISPDPTTFYTTFTYFTTSYVGNSTVLNSRLETVTSIAQPADRATGRAIGGGATAVPSVQALDTIDKPSPARATGIISTVRSSKVVDGTTTHFATDVRGTFINGLYAQVIESSTRIEKPEDSTASTAKATPVLPTGVLSLNRGSIIDADEISTVYFTTRQLGTVVDGLYAKVVESTSSTKIDEERRATVTPSQTGTHRTGLVRLIEGYVEANDTTIFYRSKVIGTSIDGRYAQIIESTSSWLSATPAVTASGELASSIAPSAADGNIAMSSAAFPTQVHPSPAVVESSMSDDPTTESSTEDSTEEIEDDTEDEDDDRNENVDGQKTSKRSRLTFTTKSKSFTPVIRPFAPRSRPTFNPKRKGAQGATTITRTDITPTITATLAGKGNRFASSRNRISSPTGPYSSTLGQTGQFSGSRRGFSGRRSSSTSIFPSGSGFASGSTRGRGSSRISPTSVFRGRGSGPSSIGSGRGSSRNGPRFSSSLIGGPAGSSRYRPGIRASSTLLRGQQPSVRNEDQDDNANDYTATTIVTEETPYTEDDRYYEDDGETGETGTVPFQTTTESIRRTTNPLLKFRRPLTLGNSPVSGRLGNTQRPPTTTTRRNGNLVRPTGSTPNRLPFLAGRTGNRPSLPTYTRPRQTQQNLFPPRGLYNRRPEPTESTETTDLTETPPPIDEGDEIQEDDEIFEDDEPIDEIVDNDYEASEQDLTSENRRSGKTAYTPNSGAVRIRPFVGRAGRVRRQASQLRALTTNRFRRPPAGQSNSPQAKTEEKPQENPEPEDSTESSQKSKPASTSRFGSYRGRSQSSRRTNGNTSSNKNKNDNNKPTEDATEATPSGKPRSRSKARPSGSRSSPSSSRIKPSPTSSSSRQFTLREKDSSSSTRSGYKRPGSSSSRSRTTGKTESFSRPRPPRIRGGGSRSSHTEAPVSSKRTSSDGRHKTGSRPSGSRNSNGRRTSSSRNRGANSQPRDEPRELSFEPDFDGTITVTHYIPAQATIPAVTNGVTELKYVVTARPSTQVLGPDRYSTVVGVDGQPLTVISGDVTGTNAQGQTEVTRFLLHESTTTSITRGPTSIGGRRTTFSRVIPSTVYSVENVVSTQQPSLPAANAPLANILLSQLLLGQLGQGNPLLGGLQQPQQPQQQGTPTTRYDTRTTSYVTTITKHQSTVIPLTFRGKEILTTLVDSSVDVITATEFITDTVVITPTAALPTPDINSLLLLLQQPTQPQLQPQLPFQQPNPFDPLFAVTPASTQGNELPGEVERRRQPADVDYKPSRESEDDEEEVFSALRDEDEDEQREPERRHRPRTRKNGFGKPASSGKKEEPVVEESSVVTLYVSGKRPGEFSTVLSTVRVGEDASVSRSRRDIGNPPPVIELHASRGPSLHAAPETIMVLDGGEELVGVHSPTQSLESVVGDVGRHISATMIYA from the coding sequence ATGAACGAGCTGACCACACCGTTCAAGGACACGACCGTGAATCCACCGACTACTCAGGAACAGACACGAGAGACTCTTGTCAAGGAAGATGAACCGATGATACCAACGGAGCCCACAACCGCCGGCACACCCGGTATGGATGACGAGATTCCGAACGATATTACTCTCGGCGATCCCCAGGGACGTAGCATCAAAGGCTCTTCggggaaaaatattgttccgTTAGATGACAAGGATTCGAAGCATCATAGTTCCCAAGTGGAGGTGGTTGCTTCTCCGAGTCTTCAACTGCTCCCGTCCACCGTGTACAAGACGTTCACTTACCTCACGACATTCTACATACCAGACGAAAATGATGTTACTACTACGTCGGTCAAGTCGCGAGAGGTTGTTTCGTCCGAAGTGTCTTACGTCACGGAGTTCATTGCTCCAAGCGCAAGTATCGCTAGTGAAACTACGACAACCGAAACCCCGATAACCCCGCCGGAACCAGAACAGCGTGAAACAACAACGTCGTCAACCACGACTACGACTACAACGGTCAAAACTAAAACGACGGAAAACACTAGCCCACCTACCACGCCAAAGATAGAAACGTCGTCTGAGTCTACTAGCGAATCGGAAGAGGAACAAACGACGGAACAAGACGAAGAGATTGAGCTTATTTTCAAAACGCTATATACGACCTACACGTACTTGACGACCTTCTTCCAAGAACAAACATCTAGTGTTATCAGCCACGAGGTTGTTGAGACAAATATTATTACGCAGACGGTCGGCCTCAATTACGATATATCCGCTGACGTAGCCAGCCTCTTCGACAAGACCGAGTCAGTTCTTATCGCTCCGACGAGATCGCAGGAGATTACTCCGCCATCTGTTACAATACAACCTGTGGTTGAGACCGAAGCCGAAGAGTCGACCGAAGAGGAGGATCACGTTGCCACGACTGAAGAATCGAGGATTTCAACAATCGATGTTGAACAAGAGACGGAAATTACCACAGAATCTAGTCTTGAGCCAACTCCCTCAGCCGAGGTAACCCCTCAAATACACCAAGACGTAGTTAAGACGTATTACACGACTTATACCTACTTCACCACGATATTTGTCGAAGATGAAACCGAGATCGAAACAAGAACTGAAGTCTTCACTAATGTAGTAACCAGCAGTATTCAGCCAAGCACCGTGCTCCCAACGACACCAAAATCTGAGTTACCTGACACACTGCCTACACCAGAAACGCCGACAACGGAAAAGATGCCGAAACCACAGGAAATCGAAAAACCGGCAGTGCCACCAGAAATTCTGGCGTACCTGGAGGCAATTCAGAAACAAAAATCCCAGGAGGAGGCCCTTGAACtggcgaaaaaagtaaaagaagaaacCAATGGTGACGAAACGATGGTAACTGGAGAAAGTCAGGAGACAACCGAGTCTCCTCCGCCGACAAGCCTGCAAGCGGACAGCGACAATGTATCAGGTGTTGCCGTCGTTGAGGAGCCAGAGATGACTCCAAACCCACTCGACGAACCCGGAGACGGCGAGGTCCTCGGTAGAATGGTGACGGACGTCGTATCCACGTCAAGTTCCGGGGGAGGAACTATACTCGATGCAGGAGAAAGAAGGATCAACACATTCCCCGATGATCAGGAGATTTCCGAGTCCAACAACCACGAAGTAGAGCCAGCAGTTACTTTGCTACTTCAGACGAGCTATACCACGTTTACGTATTTCACAACCATGTATAAAGGCGATGCATCCAACGTTGTAAGTCGTCTGGAGACCATCACTAACACTGTCACGGAAACCATAAGACCTTCTGCGATAGATTCGCAACCCGTAATATCGACCATCACCGCTCCATCAACGGAATTCACGACGCTGACCTATTGGACGACCTTTTACAAGGATGGTGACACAATTACCAACAGTCGCGAGGAGACTATCAGCAACGTGGCCACTCCGGAAATCAATCCATCTCCAACAACGGAGGTAGCGCCGTTACCCAGTCGCGACTATGTCGTAGGTGCTAATGTTCAACCCGAAGGAAACGTGTTGGACAATGAAGTCCGCTCTCCGAGTTTACCAGTTTCGTCAGAAGCACCTTCTACCACTGAGGATGCGGTAACGCAGCCTGGCGATCAGGCTGCGGATGTAAGTAACGTAGGAAATCGAATTGCGGTTAACAATAACGAGTCAATATCACCTGACCCAACTACCTTCTACACGACCTTTACCTACTTTACCACATCTTACGTGGGGAACTCGACTGTTCTGAATAGTCGTTTGGAAACCGTAACAAGCATTGCACAGCCAGCTGACCGGGCAACTGGGCGGGCAATTGGTGGTGGAGCCACAGCGGTTCCCAGTGTCCAGGCACTGGACACAATTGACAAACCAAGTCCAGCCAGGGCCACTGGTATTATTTCGACAGTACGTTCAAGCAAGGTCGTGGATGGAACTACAACACATTTTGCCACGGATGTTCGCGGGACTTTTATTAATGGACTTTATGCTCAGGTAATTGAGAGCTCAACACGGATTGAGAAACCCGAAGATTCCACAGCCTCCACAGCGAAAGCTACCCCAGTGCTACCTACTGGTGTATTATCTTTGAATCGGGGAAGCATAATCGATGCCGACGAAATCAGTACAGTATACTTCACTACACGGCAGCTCGGAACTGTTGTTGACGGTCTTTATGCCAAGGTAGTTGAAAGCACTTCTAGCACTAAGATCGACGAGGAACGACGTGCTACTGTCACCCCTAGCCAGACGGGAACCCACCGGACTGGCCTAGTTCGCCTCATCGAAGGTTATGTCGAAGCAAACGATACAACAATCTTCTACCGATCCAAGGTAATCGGGACGAGCATCGACGGCAGGTATGCTCAGATAATTGAGAGCACTTCTAGCTGGCTGAGTGCCACTCCAGCAGTAACAGCTTCCGGTGAACTGGCCTCCAGCATTGCCCCTAGCGCAGCTGATGGTAATATCGCAATGTCGAGCGCTGCTTTCCCCACCCAGGTTCATCCTTCGCCTGCCGTTGTAGAATCCTCCATGTCCGATGATCCAACGACAGAATCGTCAACGGAGGACTCTACTGAGGAGATTGAAGACGATacggaggatgaggatgacgATCGCAACGAAAATGTAGACGGGCAGAAAACCTCAAAGAGGTCGAGACTCACTTTCACCACGAAAAGTAAATCGTTCACGCCGGTTATACGACCATTTGCACCTAGAAGTCGGCCAACGTTCAATCCAAAACGGAAGGGTGCTCAGGGAGCCACTACGATCACTAGGACAGATATAACTCCCACCATAACAGCAACTCTGGCCGGAAAAGGCAACAGATTTGCCTCTTCGCGAAACAGAATAAGCTCACCCACGGGTCCCTACTCGAGTACCCTTGGGCAAACGGGGCAGTTTTCTGGATCACGGAGAGGTTTCTCCGGACGACGCAGTTCCTCTACGTCGATCTTCCCGTCTGGCTCTGGTTTCGCCTCGGGAAGCACCAGAGGTAGAGGCTCATCCCGCATATCTCCGACTTCCGTGTTCCGTGGACGGGGATCTGGGCCATCCTCCATCGGTTCGGGCAGAGGCTCGTCAAGGAATGGCCCGAGGTTTTCTAGCTCTTTAATTGGTGGGCCAGCCGGATCGTCCAGATACAGACCTGGCATTCGAGCTTCATCAACACTTCTTCGAGGCCAACAACCAAGCGTACGTAACGAAGACCAGGATGATAATGCGAATGACTACACCGCGACCACTATCGTGACTGAAGAAACTCCGTACACGGAGGACGATCGGTACTATGAGGATGATGGCGAAACTGGAGAAACTGGAACTGTACCGTTCCAAACCACCACCGAGTCGATAAGAAGAACGACGAATCCTCTACTTAAATTCCGAAGACCATTAACCTTGGGTAATTCCCCCGTATCAGGAAGACTGGGCAATACACAGCGTCCACCAACGACGACTACGAGGAGAAATGGGAACCTCGTCAGGCCCACGGGATCTACCCCTAACAGATTACCATTTTTAGCTGGAAGAACGGGCAACAGGCCGAGCCTACCAACATACACCAGACCTCGTCAAACACAACAGAATCTCTTCCCTCCAAGGGGACTCTACAATCGAAGACCCGAGCCCACTGAATCGACTGAAACGACTGATCTGACGGAAACGCCACCGCCGATTGACGAGGGTGACGAAATCCAAGAGGACGATGAGATATTTGAGGATGACGAACCGATCGATGAAATTGTCGATAATGATTACGAGGCGTCGGAACAAGATTTGACGTCAGAAAACCGTCGCTCAGGAAAGACAGCTTATACTCCCAACAGTGGAGCCGTCCGCATCAGACCTTTCGTGGGGCGAGCTGGTCGAGTGCGGCGTCAGGCAAGCCAGCTTAGAGCTCTGACAACAAATAGATTCCGAAGACCTCCAGCAGGGCAGTCGAACAGTCCACAGGCAAAGACAGAAGAAAAGCCTCAAGAAAACCCAGAACCCGAAGATAGCACTGAATCAAGTCAGAAGTCGAAGCCAGCTAGCACCTCAAGGTTTGGAAGTTACAGAGGTAGGTCACAGTCTTCTCGTAGAACAAATGGTAATACCAGtagcaacaaaaataaaaatgacaacaATAAACCAACCGAGGATGCCACGGAAGCGACTCCTTCTGGAAAGCCGAGATCAAGATCGAAGGCACGTCCTTCGGGTTCCAGGAGTTCCCCCTCCTCATCTCGGATAAAACCCTCACCGACGAGCAGCAGTAGCAGACAATTCACCTTGAGGGAAAAAGACTCGTCCTCTTCAACTAGGTCTGGATATAAGCGACCGGGCTCGAGCAGTTCACGGAGCAGAACGAcaggaaaaacagaatcatTTTCCAGACCGCGACCCCCGCGGATTCGTGGCGGAGGATCCCGTTCGTCCCATACCGAGGCGCCCGTTAGTTCTAAGCGTACATCGTCTGATGGCAGACACAAAACCGGCTCGAGACCTTCAGGAAGTAGAAACAGCAACGGACGAAGAACATCGTCGTCGCGCAACCGGGGAGCAAACTCACAACCTCGGGATGAGCCCAGAGAATTATCCTTCGAGCCTGATTTCGACGGTACAATTACGGTAACGCATTACATACCAGCTCAAGCTACAATTCCTGCAGTTACCAATGGTGTAACAGAGCTAAAGTATGTTGTCACAGCACGGCCAAGCACCCAAGTTCTTGGCCCTGACCGCTACAGCACGGTTGTCGGCGTAGACGGACAACCGTTGACCGTCATTTCCGGGGATGTAACTGGGACGAATGCTCAAGGCCAGACGGAGGTGACCAGATTCCTTCTCCACGAGTCTACGACGACGTCTATCACCCGTGGACCAACGTCGATTGGCGGACGACGCACAACGTTTTCCCGAGTGATACCGTCGACTGTGTATTCCGTTGAAAATGTAGTGTCAACACAACAACCCAGTCTTCCAGCAGCAAATGCTCCCCTGGCGAACATCTTGCTGTCGCAACTTCTCCTTGGACAGCTTGGCCAAGGAAATCCACTCCTCGGCGGTCTTCAACAGCCGCAACAGCCACAACAACAGGGAACTCCAACCACTCGTTACGATACACGCACTACCTCTTACGTCACAACGATTACAAAGCACCAAAGCACCGTGATCCCCCTGACGTTCCGAGGCAAGGAGATTCTCACGACCCTCGTCGATTCCTCCGTCGATGTGATAACCGCGACTGAGTTTATTACCGACACGGTGGTCATTACGCCAACAGCCGCACTACCTACTCCAGATATAAATTCCCTTCTTTTGCTACTTCAACAGCCCACGCAACCCCAGCTTCAGCCCCAGCTCCCATTCCAACAACCCAACCCGTTCGATCCTCTCTTCGCCGTAACCCCAGCTAGCACGCAGGGTAACGAACTACCCGGTGAGGTCGAACGTAGACGTCAGCCCGCAGATGTAGATTACAAACCATCCAGGGAATCAGAGGATGACGAGGAGGAAGTATTTTCGGCGCTACGCGACGAAGATGAGGATGAACAACGAGAGCCAGAGCGGCGTCACAGGCCCAGGACGCGCAAGAACGGATTTGGGAAGCCGGCAAGTTCGGGAAAGAAGGAGGAACCTGTAGTTGAGGAGTCGTCAGTCGTGACACTATACGTATCGGGTAAACGCCCAGGGGAGTTCAGCACTGTCTTGAGCACAGTTCGTGTCGGCGAGGATGCGTCAGTCTCGCGAAGTCGCAGAGACATCGGCAATCCACCACCCGTGATCGAGCTCCACGCATCACGAGGACCATCCCTCCACGCAGCGCCCGAAACCATTATGGTTTTGGACGGAGGCGAAGAACTCGTCGGCGTGCACTCGCCAACTCAGAGTCTAGAGAGCGTAGTTGGCGACGTGGGTCGACACATTTCTGCGACGATGATCTACGCCTAA